One region of Bacterioplanoides sp. SCSIO 12839 genomic DNA includes:
- the thrC gene encoding threonine synthase, protein MKYISTRGNAPELTFEEVLLTGLAADGGLYVPKEVPTFSQEEIASWQDLSYTELAHKVVYPFVEGCVDSDALKTMLEEVYSGFGHKAVAPLQQIDHNEYVLELFQGPTLAFKDFALQLLGRLLDYVLERRHEKVVIMGATSGDTGSAAIEGTKACRNVDIFILHPHGKVSEVQRRQMTTVKGDNIHNIAMEGNFDQAQDMVKASFGDQQFLRGERKLVAVNSINWARIMAQIVYYFYSALNLGGPVRPMAYSVPTGNFGDIFAGYMAKKMGLPIEQLIVATNSNDVLHRFMSKNQYEVRPLKHTITPSMDIAVSSNFERLLFDLYDQDGAALADLMARMNAKEDIVSLDEKKLAKAREVFDSYAVDEDTTIDTMKDVYEETGYLLDPHTAIGVKAARECRRNARIPMITLGTAHPVKFEEAVKRAGFDVPALPHHLTDLMEREERVDVLPANLKEVQAFIAKNTFKD, encoded by the coding sequence ATGAAGTACATATCCACCCGCGGTAATGCCCCGGAACTGACCTTTGAAGAAGTGCTGTTAACTGGCCTGGCGGCTGATGGCGGCCTGTACGTGCCAAAAGAAGTACCGACCTTCTCTCAAGAAGAAATCGCTTCTTGGCAGGATCTTTCCTACACCGAGCTGGCGCACAAAGTTGTGTACCCATTCGTTGAAGGCTGCGTGGATTCTGATGCACTCAAAACCATGCTGGAAGAGGTGTACTCAGGTTTTGGTCATAAGGCAGTAGCACCGCTGCAACAGATCGATCACAACGAATACGTGCTGGAACTGTTCCAGGGCCCAACACTGGCGTTTAAAGATTTCGCTCTGCAACTGCTGGGTCGTCTGCTGGACTATGTGCTGGAACGTCGTCACGAAAAAGTCGTGATCATGGGCGCTACCTCTGGTGATACGGGCTCCGCTGCGATTGAAGGCACCAAAGCCTGTCGTAACGTCGACATCTTTATCCTGCACCCGCACGGTAAAGTCTCTGAAGTACAGCGTCGTCAGATGACCACGGTTAAAGGCGATAACATCCATAACATCGCTATGGAAGGTAACTTCGACCAGGCACAGGATATGGTGAAAGCCAGCTTTGGTGATCAGCAGTTTCTGCGCGGTGAGCGTAAGTTAGTGGCGGTAAACAGCATTAACTGGGCGCGCATCATGGCCCAGATCGTTTATTACTTCTATTCTGCTCTGAATCTGGGTGGCCCGGTTCGCCCGATGGCGTACTCGGTACCAACCGGTAACTTCGGTGATATTTTTGCCGGTTACATGGCGAAGAAAATGGGCCTGCCAATCGAACAGCTGATTGTGGCCACCAACAGCAACGACGTACTGCATCGCTTTATGAGCAAAAACCAGTACGAAGTTCGCCCACTGAAGCACACCATTACGCCGTCTATGGATATTGCTGTCTCCAGTAACTTCGAGCGTCTGTTGTTCGATCTGTATGATCAGGATGGCGCTGCGCTGGCCGATCTGATGGCACGTATGAACGCTAAAGAAGATATTGTGTCACTGGATGAAAAGAAGCTGGCGAAAGCGCGTGAAGTGTTCGACAGCTACGCAGTCGACGAAGATACCACCATCGACACGATGAAAGACGTGTACGAAGAAACCGGCTATCTGTTGGATCCACACACGGCCATTGGTGTGAAAGCCGCTCGTGAGTGTCGTCGTAATGCCCGTATTCCGATGATTACCTTGGGTACTGCACATCCGGTGAAATTCGAAGAAGCGGTGAAGCGTGCAGGTTTTGATGTACCAGCACTGCCGCATCACCTGACCGATTTGATGGAGCGTGAAGAGCGTGTTGATGTGTTACCGGCTAACTTAAAAGAAGTACAGGCCTTTATCGCAAAGAATACATTTAAAGACTAA
- a CDS encoding sensor domain-containing diguanylate cyclase: MTNEFDRVAATHFRAYDDLVDAVYLVDIHDASILHVNRNGADRLQMTPEEVCELGVLGLQRDVFNIEHWHKIIEAVRTEPPFIFWGRHVRKDGSEFPVEVMSQLVCWEGKEYLLSTARDMTSRQAMEEDLRNREPLLAFALNEAMDGMWDWNAETGEVFFSPGMKRMLGYGPYEMPPVFETWKDNVHPDDCEQVLQLLDDHLQGKSERYEATYRLANRNGDYLWMSDSGQVCQKDSQGNPLRVVGMLRNIDQQKRLEDRLRDLATVDELTGLMNRRAGYSAFEQQVRLAKRHVTGLSVALLDLDYFKAINDQYGHQTGDKVLKMAANCFSQRLRGTDILMRWGGEEFLLVMPHTQRQDALLLCEELRDQLSKQVLYQSDQAISVTVSIGLAVLTADSHSIKQLVQEADTALYRAKSLGKNRCVAF, translated from the coding sequence ATGACAAATGAATTCGATCGGGTCGCCGCAACACATTTTCGTGCATATGATGATTTAGTCGATGCGGTGTATCTTGTTGATATCCATGACGCTTCTATTCTTCATGTTAATCGTAATGGTGCAGATCGCCTGCAAATGACACCTGAAGAAGTGTGTGAGTTAGGTGTGTTAGGGCTGCAGCGCGATGTTTTTAATATTGAGCATTGGCACAAAATTATCGAGGCAGTAAGGACTGAACCTCCTTTTATATTTTGGGGAAGGCACGTCCGCAAAGATGGCAGTGAGTTTCCCGTTGAAGTCATGAGTCAGTTGGTTTGTTGGGAAGGCAAGGAATATCTGTTATCAACAGCCCGGGATATGACCAGCCGTCAGGCGATGGAAGAAGACCTGAGAAATCGTGAGCCTTTGCTGGCCTTTGCGTTAAATGAAGCGATGGATGGCATGTGGGACTGGAATGCTGAAACCGGTGAAGTGTTTTTCAGCCCGGGAATGAAACGTATGCTGGGTTATGGCCCTTATGAGATGCCACCGGTATTTGAGACCTGGAAAGATAATGTGCATCCCGATGACTGTGAACAGGTACTGCAGTTATTGGATGACCATTTGCAAGGAAAGTCCGAGCGTTATGAAGCTACTTACCGTTTAGCCAATCGCAATGGTGATTATTTGTGGATGAGTGATAGCGGCCAGGTCTGCCAAAAAGATTCGCAAGGAAACCCACTGCGTGTTGTGGGGATGTTGCGTAATATTGATCAGCAAAAACGCCTTGAAGATCGATTAAGGGATCTGGCGACGGTTGATGAGCTCACCGGTTTGATGAACCGTCGTGCCGGTTATTCTGCGTTTGAACAACAAGTGCGATTGGCAAAACGTCATGTAACCGGATTATCCGTGGCGCTGTTAGATCTCGATTATTTTAAAGCTATTAATGATCAATACGGCCATCAGACGGGTGATAAAGTGCTGAAAATGGCTGCAAACTGCTTTTCACAGCGTTTGCGGGGTACGGATATTCTGATGCGCTGGGGTGGTGAAGAATTCTTATTGGTGATGCCACATACCCAGCGCCAGGATGCTTTGCTGTTGTGTGAAGAGTTACGTGATCAGCTATCTAAGCAGGTATTATATCAATCGGATCAAGCAATATCGGTCACCGTCAGTATTGGTCTGGCCGTTTTAACAGCCGATAGTCACAGCATTAAGCAACTGGTGCAGGAAGCCGATACGGCGCTTTATCGTGCTAAATCCCTGGGTAAGAATCGCTGCGTTGCCTTTTGA
- a CDS encoding DUF2947 domain-containing protein — protein sequence MNYVPLDQYKQGWIFRHREMPVASDDLEAILPLSTQSAQQLWRQYLSKEATHASHFLGDDWPSHNGVWLDKGQWQILWESDDNQLPELIQEHCAWDNNTVVYFCYDMHNVIQTTWLMFQKYWKNFLFYDDAVFLLGKKRQQVVRFDSDGSFEVGIKP from the coding sequence ATGAATTACGTTCCATTAGATCAATACAAACAAGGCTGGATATTCCGCCATCGTGAAATGCCGGTTGCGAGTGATGACCTGGAAGCTATTTTACCGTTGAGTACACAGTCTGCTCAGCAGCTCTGGCGTCAGTATCTGAGTAAAGAGGCGACGCATGCCAGTCATTTTCTCGGTGACGACTGGCCGTCACATAATGGCGTCTGGCTCGATAAAGGGCAGTGGCAAATACTCTGGGAATCGGATGACAATCAGTTGCCGGAGTTGATTCAGGAGCATTGTGCCTGGGATAACAATACCGTGGTGTATTTTTGCTACGACATGCACAACGTGATTCAAACAACCTGGCTGATGTTTCAGAAATACTGGAAGAATTTTTTGTTTTATGATGATGCTGTATTCTTATTGGGTAAAAAGCGTCAGCAAGTTGTTCGGTTTGACTCCGATGGCTCATTTGAAGTTGGTATAAAGCCGTAG
- the bfr gene encoding bacterioferritin, which translates to MKGDAKVNEYLNQILSIELTSINQYFLHARMFKNWGLNALDEKAYKKSIKDMKQADKLIERILFLEGLPNLQRLNRLRIGETTEEMLQCDLDQIEEQLVVLKEAVVYCESVKDYVTRDLLLSIEEYEEEYLDWLETQQQLISQVGIENYLQSMM; encoded by the coding sequence ATGAAAGGTGATGCGAAAGTAAATGAGTATCTTAATCAGATACTGAGCATTGAATTGACGTCAATTAATCAGTATTTCCTGCATGCACGTATGTTCAAAAACTGGGGCCTGAATGCTCTGGATGAAAAAGCCTACAAAAAGTCGATTAAAGACATGAAACAGGCTGATAAGTTAATTGAACGTATCTTATTTCTGGAAGGTCTTCCTAATTTGCAACGTCTTAATCGGCTGCGTATTGGTGAAACCACTGAAGAAATGCTGCAGTGCGATTTGGATCAGATTGAAGAACAACTGGTCGTGCTCAAAGAGGCCGTGGTTTATTGTGAGTCTGTGAAAGATTATGTGACTCGCGATTTATTGCTGAGCATTGAAGAGTACGAAGAAGAATATCTGGACTGGTTAGAAACTCAGCAACAGCTGATCAGCCAGGTTGGTATTGAAAACTATTTACAATCCATGATGTAA
- the bfr gene encoding bacterioferritin, with amino-acid sequence MRGNQQVIDKLNDLLAGELSAMDQYFIHSRMYEDWGLSKLFERIDHEFEDEKGHASKLIERILFLGGTPDMVTRAPLNIGKDVPAMLQSDLNLEYKVVEDLREVMALCEQVRDFQTRDMLQVLLDDTENDHTHWLEQQLGLIDKIGLQNYLQSQM; translated from the coding sequence ATGCGTGGTAATCAACAGGTAATTGATAAGCTGAATGATCTGCTGGCTGGTGAGCTCAGTGCAATGGATCAGTATTTTATTCATTCCCGTATGTATGAAGATTGGGGTCTGAGTAAATTATTTGAACGTATTGATCATGAATTTGAAGATGAGAAAGGTCATGCTTCAAAACTGATTGAGCGTATTCTGTTTTTGGGTGGCACGCCAGATATGGTAACGCGTGCACCGCTGAACATTGGTAAAGATGTTCCGGCTATGCTGCAGAGTGACCTGAACCTGGAATACAAAGTGGTAGAAGATTTGCGCGAAGTGATGGCTCTGTGTGAGCAGGTTCGTGACTTCCAGACCCGTGATATGTTGCAGGTATTACTGGATGATACCGAAAACGATCACACACACTGGCTGGAACAGCAGTTAGGTCTGATTGATAAAATTGGCTTGCAGAACTACCTGCAATCTCAGATGTAA
- a CDS encoding HDOD domain-containing protein: protein MNMATIFAESQQLPHIPRVVQELIESFKDEDIDADKISEKVAMDQALTAKVLRLANSAHYGVPRTVANTNDAVMLLGFSTLRTMVLASGVTGAFKAPEGFDQNAFWKHAFATAALSKWIATYIPGCDKETAFTCGMLHSVGSLLMRMVIPQEVASIDEAAAMGGKRFELENGQLGFNYAEVGAELAKRWKFPEEMQLAIAGQNGPDAGAEYSPYAGVLYIAKYLKKAHDEDWSEEQIVEQFPKAVADTIGMDSGKAYAEVSETSDLTSGLDSLLD, encoded by the coding sequence ATGAACATGGCTACCATTTTTGCTGAATCTCAACAGCTGCCTCATATTCCGCGTGTTGTTCAGGAACTGATCGAAAGTTTCAAAGATGAAGATATTGATGCAGATAAAATCAGCGAAAAAGTTGCAATGGACCAGGCTCTCACAGCCAAAGTTTTACGCCTGGCAAACTCTGCTCATTATGGTGTTCCACGTACCGTTGCCAATACCAATGATGCCGTTATGTTATTGGGGTTCAGTACCTTGCGTACCATGGTATTAGCCTCTGGTGTAACAGGTGCGTTTAAAGCCCCGGAAGGGTTTGATCAGAATGCCTTCTGGAAACATGCCTTTGCAACAGCAGCGTTATCGAAATGGATTGCCACATACATTCCGGGATGTGATAAAGAAACCGCCTTCACCTGTGGCATGCTGCATTCGGTTGGCAGCTTGCTGATGCGTATGGTTATTCCACAGGAAGTTGCCAGCATCGATGAAGCCGCCGCCATGGGTGGTAAACGTTTTGAACTGGAAAACGGGCAATTAGGCTTCAACTACGCTGAAGTGGGTGCCGAGTTAGCCAAACGCTGGAAATTCCCGGAAGAGATGCAACTGGCAATCGCTGGGCAGAATGGACCGGATGCGGGGGCTGAATATTCACCGTATGCAGGCGTTCTTTATATCGCCAAATATCTGAAAAAAGCACACGATGAAGACTGGTCTGAAGAGCAAATTGTCGAGCAATTCCCTAAAGCAGTTGCTGACACGATTGGTATGGATTCGGGTAAAGCCTATGCCGAAGTTTCAGAAACATCCGACCTGACATCAGGACTGGATAGCTTGCTGGATTAA
- a CDS encoding NAD(P)-dependent oxidoreductase, with translation MADITIGFIGMGLMGVPMSRRLLEAGFSVAVWNRNPEKTAPLQQAGADVCATIADLMNRVDVVMVCVTDSDAVEAVVFAQGGVAEHGNPQQVLIDFSSIDPQRTREMAVRLQQQSGLRWIDAPVSGGVAGAEQGTLAIMAGGSEQDIDAIRPLLEPLSQRVTRMGDVGSGQVTKICNQMLVSCNVLVMAEVMAMANKAGVDATQIPQALKGGFADSIPLQLTGPRMAAGDFDEVKWHVKTLLKDLDMANALAKTTSSAVPMAGLGAELMRLHGSQGNLEKDPCTLVQMYTETKD, from the coding sequence ATGGCAGACATAACAATTGGATTTATTGGCATGGGGCTGATGGGCGTTCCGATGAGCAGGCGCTTGTTAGAGGCCGGTTTTTCGGTTGCTGTGTGGAATCGTAATCCGGAAAAAACAGCACCACTGCAACAAGCCGGTGCCGATGTTTGTGCCACCATTGCAGACTTGATGAATCGTGTCGATGTGGTGATGGTGTGTGTTACCGACAGTGATGCGGTTGAAGCGGTTGTATTTGCTCAAGGTGGGGTTGCTGAGCATGGCAATCCACAACAGGTTCTGATCGATTTTTCCAGTATTGATCCGCAGCGCACTCGTGAGATGGCAGTCCGTTTGCAGCAGCAAAGCGGACTGCGCTGGATTGATGCGCCGGTGTCCGGCGGTGTCGCGGGGGCCGAACAAGGCACCTTAGCGATTATGGCCGGTGGATCAGAGCAAGATATTGATGCGATTCGTCCACTGTTAGAGCCACTAAGCCAGCGTGTTACCCGGATGGGGGATGTTGGCTCAGGCCAGGTGACTAAAATCTGTAATCAGATGCTGGTTAGCTGTAATGTCCTGGTGATGGCAGAAGTGATGGCCATGGCCAATAAAGCAGGGGTGGATGCCACACAAATACCACAGGCTTTAAAAGGCGGCTTTGCTGATTCTATTCCGCTGCAATTAACCGGGCCTCGCATGGCAGCAGGTGACTTTGACGAAGTAAAGTGGCATGTTAAAACGCTGTTAAAAGACCTCGATATGGCCAATGCATTGGCGAAAACCACTAGCAGCGCTGTACCAATGGCTGGCCTGGGTGCGGAACTGATGCGGCTACATGGCAGTCAGGGAAATCTGGAAAAAGACCCCTGCACACTGGTGCAGATGTATACGGAGACAAAGGATTGA
- a CDS encoding hydroxypyruvate isomerase family protein, which produces MKLTANLSLMYTERPFIERFKAAREDGFLAVEIQFPYDTPISAIQQALLDNGQQCVLINVPAGDLMQGGRGLAAVPGKEAEYAAALVECLAYARGLNVSCVNVLPGRCPDENQRVFYLDTFKKNLMTTAKALSPFGITTTFEAINTRDMPGFLISSSAMMFDIIHELEMGESIKAQYDIYHMALMGENVCQTITRHSDLIGHIQFADTPDRHEPGSGLLDFDEIFRTIETSGYQGWIGAEYKPSKATSATLKWKNKLASAIAQCS; this is translated from the coding sequence TTGAAACTCACCGCTAACTTATCCCTGATGTACACCGAGCGTCCTTTCATCGAGCGTTTTAAGGCGGCTCGTGAAGATGGCTTTCTGGCGGTTGAAATCCAGTTTCCTTACGACACGCCAATCTCTGCTATTCAGCAAGCGCTGTTAGATAATGGCCAGCAGTGCGTGTTAATCAATGTTCCGGCCGGGGATCTGATGCAGGGAGGGCGCGGTTTAGCAGCTGTTCCTGGTAAGGAGGCGGAATATGCTGCTGCCCTGGTTGAATGTTTAGCGTATGCCCGTGGCCTTAACGTTTCTTGCGTGAACGTATTGCCTGGCCGCTGTCCTGATGAAAATCAGCGTGTATTTTATCTGGATACGTTCAAAAAGAACCTGATGACCACGGCCAAAGCCTTATCGCCATTTGGCATCACCACTACCTTTGAAGCCATTAATACCCGTGATATGCCGGGGTTTCTGATCAGCTCCAGCGCGATGATGTTCGATATTATTCATGAGCTGGAGATGGGAGAGAGCATCAAGGCGCAATACGATATTTATCATATGGCGTTGATGGGTGAGAACGTATGCCAGACAATTACCCGCCACTCTGATTTGATCGGGCATATTCAATTTGCTGATACACCAGATCGCCATGAACCCGGCAGCGGGTTACTGGATTTTGATGAAATATTCCGGACGATTGAAACGTCAGGTTATCAGGGCTGGATTGGTGCTGAATACAAGCCCAGCAAGGCGACTTCAGCAACGCTTAAGTGGAAAAATAAATTGGCCAGCGCCATTGCGCAGTGTAGTTGA
- a CDS encoding DUF1289 domain-containing protein, with protein sequence MIDQKEMFDIANPCRGICEVNNKGYCKGCLRKREERFHWNEFTPFQKQLIVNLCGRRRAKAIAAKQQAEWQAKYGMAEHGIEEQTIDIPQLDMFVEADSQQDIQSAEQDVQQKQEAQQQQNIEPPNVKPQSETPTPQNQPQLQHQPQPTDQFDLF encoded by the coding sequence ATGATTGATCAGAAAGAGATGTTTGACATTGCAAACCCTTGCCGTGGGATCTGTGAAGTCAACAATAAAGGATACTGCAAAGGCTGTTTGCGCAAACGCGAAGAGCGCTTTCACTGGAATGAATTCACCCCCTTCCAGAAACAATTGATTGTTAACCTGTGTGGGCGTCGTCGTGCCAAAGCCATTGCCGCTAAACAGCAGGCCGAATGGCAGGCCAAATATGGTATGGCAGAGCACGGTATTGAAGAACAGACTATCGATATTCCGCAGCTTGATATGTTTGTTGAAGCCGATTCTCAACAGGATATTCAGTCGGCAGAGCAAGATGTACAGCAAAAGCAGGAAGCACAGCAACAGCAGAATATAGAGCCCCCGAACGTAAAACCGCAGTCAGAGACTCCTACACCTCAAAATCAGCCTCAACTTCAACACCAACCTCAGCCGACTGATCAGTTCGATTTATTCTAA
- a CDS encoding cold-shock protein, with amino-acid sequence MAELVQGTVKWFNDEKGFGFIEQEAGKDVFVHFSAINGNGRRTLAEGQKVTMEVTQGQKGPQAENVTPE; translated from the coding sequence ATGGCAGAATTAGTTCAAGGCACCGTTAAGTGGTTCAACGATGAAAAAGGCTTCGGTTTTATCGAACAGGAAGCTGGTAAAGACGTATTTGTTCACTTCAGTGCTATCAACGGCAATGGCCGTCGTACTCTGGCTGAAGGCCAGAAAGTAACTATGGAAGTGACTCAGGGCCAGAAAGGTCCACAGGCTGAAAACGTAACGCCTGAATAA
- a CDS encoding class I SAM-dependent methyltransferase yields the protein MLEAIRWPQNNDAQRLFHGRGHAHPGYEHVNIDWYEPLVLITLYRSVDMTWLEQLANHIQQQLPQARQVVAQQRYLRDGPFIWLRGEALEKQTLQEQGIDYWLTLGKQQNTGIFLDMANGRRWLRECCAGKSVLNLFAYTCAFSVAAHAGGAKKIVNVDMSKASLSQGRENHRLNSQDLDRVIFEGVDIFKSFGRLKKHGPYDVIVCDPPTFQKGSVNIERDYQKIIRRIPQLANPGAELLMCLNAPDLDDEFLKAQMAEHCPDSQFVKRLDNPEVFVEAQPGKGLKALLFTYTPRT from the coding sequence GTGCTCGAAGCGATTCGCTGGCCACAAAATAATGATGCACAACGACTGTTTCATGGCCGTGGTCATGCGCACCCCGGCTACGAACATGTGAATATTGATTGGTATGAGCCGTTGGTACTAATCACTTTGTACCGCTCCGTTGATATGACCTGGCTAGAGCAACTGGCCAATCATATCCAGCAGCAGTTACCACAGGCCCGCCAGGTGGTTGCGCAGCAACGGTATTTACGGGATGGCCCATTTATCTGGTTACGCGGTGAAGCGCTGGAAAAACAGACGTTACAGGAACAGGGTATTGATTATTGGCTGACGTTGGGCAAACAACAGAATACCGGGATTTTTCTCGATATGGCGAATGGCCGTCGTTGGTTGCGCGAATGCTGTGCTGGCAAATCCGTATTGAACCTGTTTGCTTATACCTGTGCGTTTTCGGTTGCGGCACACGCCGGTGGCGCAAAAAAAATCGTCAACGTTGATATGAGCAAAGCCTCGTTATCACAAGGGCGGGAAAATCATCGACTAAATAGTCAGGATTTAGATCGAGTGATTTTTGAAGGTGTGGATATTTTTAAATCGTTTGGCCGTTTGAAAAAACACGGGCCATACGATGTGATTGTTTGTGATCCGCCAACCTTTCAAAAGGGCAGCGTCAATATTGAGCGCGACTATCAGAAAATTATTCGTCGTATCCCACAGCTGGCTAATCCGGGAGCTGAATTATTAATGTGCCTTAATGCACCGGATCTGGATGACGAATTTCTTAAAGCTCAAATGGCAGAACATTGTCCGGATAGCCAGTTTGTAAAACGTCTCGATAACCCGGAGGTGTTTGTTGAAGCCCAACCGGGCAAAGGATTAAAGGCTCTGCTGTTTACCTACACACCTCGTACTTAA
- a CDS encoding bile acid:sodium symporter family protein, with amino-acid sequence MLSINRFFPILAIAVSVLAWYEPQPLIAWKSATVPLLMVIMFCMGLTLRPADFQRVLNKPKPIATGVMLQFLLMPLTAWALARVLGLSDELTIGLILVGACAGGTASNVMTYLAGGDVALSVSMTLMSTLWSVVLTPYLVWFYSGAEINVDIQAMIFSIAKIVITPILLGLLANHYIPELGKRLNQYLPDLASAVILIVVAIIVALNADEIATLGMTAALAVMLHNLIGLAGGYWIARWNGHTEVEARTIAIEVGMQNSGLGVALALKFYGPVAALPGALFSIWHNISGSVLAAFWKWKIQQNIKQIHKQKSAAVTTYTPD; translated from the coding sequence ATGCTTTCGATCAATCGCTTTTTTCCAATTCTGGCCATCGCCGTCAGTGTGTTGGCCTGGTATGAACCGCAGCCGTTAATCGCCTGGAAATCTGCCACTGTGCCGCTGTTGATGGTGATTATGTTTTGTATGGGCCTCACCTTACGTCCCGCCGACTTCCAGCGTGTGCTGAATAAACCCAAGCCGATTGCAACCGGTGTGATGTTGCAGTTTTTATTAATGCCATTAACCGCCTGGGCGCTGGCCCGTGTACTGGGTTTATCGGATGAATTAACCATTGGTCTGATTTTAGTGGGCGCCTGTGCCGGGGGAACCGCCTCCAATGTGATGACTTACCTGGCCGGTGGTGATGTGGCGTTATCGGTGAGCATGACACTGATGTCGACTTTATGGAGCGTGGTCTTAACGCCGTATTTGGTGTGGTTCTATTCCGGTGCGGAAATTAATGTTGATATTCAGGCGATGATTTTCAGCATTGCCAAAATTGTGATCACTCCGATCCTGCTGGGTTTATTAGCCAATCATTATATTCCGGAATTAGGAAAACGTCTGAATCAATATCTGCCTGACCTGGCCAGTGCTGTCATTCTGATTGTGGTGGCTATTATTGTGGCCCTCAACGCCGATGAAATTGCCACACTCGGTATGACTGCGGCACTGGCGGTGATGCTGCATAACCTCATCGGGCTGGCAGGCGGTTATTGGATTGCCCGCTGGAATGGCCACACTGAAGTCGAAGCACGCACCATCGCCATTGAAGTGGGTATGCAGAACTCAGGATTGGGGGTGGCGCTGGCGTTAAAATTTTATGGCCCGGTTGCCGCCTTGCCCGGTGCACTGTTCAGCATCTGGCACAATATCAGTGGCTCGGTACTGGCAGCATTCTGGAAATGGAAAATCCAACAAAACATCAAACAAATACACAAACAGAAAAGTGCTGCCGTAACGACTTACACCCCGGATTAA